One Cellulomonas sp. Y8 DNA segment encodes these proteins:
- a CDS encoding AI-2E family transporter yields MWFRRRRTTAPSGGDAVRAAEVARDDAGRGPGAGALWADGFGRIGTRSVQVLALLALVTVAVFAITRLTLVVVPVLIALVLASAIHPLVSWLRRHRLPSIAATWIALVLIVGVLGGVITAVVYSVIHQWDDLADQAVAGFGELQDSLTGLPIQITDDQIADARTAVTDFLTSSSFGAGAIAGVSATANFLTGFVLMVVVLFFFLKDGPTIWEFLLRPFEGERYRRGQRVGGRVVQTMGGYVRGTAIVAAVDAIGIGVGLVIMGVPLAIPLSVLVFLLAFIPLVGATLAGALAALVTLVALGPVEALIVVGIVILVNQLEGNFLQPVVMARSLALHPLVILVALTIGTVLAGITGAVLAVPIAASIWGAIQVWNGPHEPARPAQQKRREVTEGR; encoded by the coding sequence ATGTGGTTCCGACGACGGAGGACGACGGCGCCGAGCGGCGGGGACGCCGTGCGCGCGGCGGAGGTCGCCCGCGACGACGCCGGACGCGGACCGGGCGCCGGCGCGCTGTGGGCGGACGGCTTCGGCCGGATCGGCACCCGCTCCGTGCAGGTCCTGGCGCTGCTTGCCCTGGTCACCGTGGCGGTGTTCGCGATCACCCGGCTGACCCTCGTCGTCGTCCCGGTGCTGATCGCGCTCGTGCTGGCCTCCGCGATCCACCCGCTGGTGTCCTGGCTGCGCCGGCACCGGCTGCCGTCGATCGCCGCCACCTGGATCGCGCTGGTGCTGATCGTCGGCGTCCTCGGCGGCGTGATCACCGCGGTGGTCTACTCGGTGATCCACCAGTGGGACGACCTCGCGGACCAGGCGGTCGCCGGGTTCGGGGAGCTGCAGGACTCGCTCACCGGGCTGCCGATCCAGATCACCGACGACCAGATCGCCGACGCGCGCACCGCGGTGACCGACTTCCTCACGTCGAGCAGCTTCGGCGCGGGCGCCATCGCGGGCGTGTCCGCCACCGCGAACTTCCTCACCGGGTTCGTGCTGATGGTCGTCGTGCTGTTCTTCTTCCTCAAGGACGGCCCGACGATCTGGGAGTTCCTGCTCCGGCCCTTCGAGGGCGAGCGCTACCGGCGCGGGCAGCGCGTCGGCGGGCGCGTGGTGCAGACGATGGGCGGCTACGTGCGCGGCACGGCCATCGTGGCCGCGGTCGACGCGATCGGCATCGGCGTCGGCCTGGTGATCATGGGTGTCCCGCTGGCGATCCCGCTGTCGGTGCTCGTGTTCCTGCTGGCGTTCATCCCGCTCGTCGGCGCGACCCTGGCCGGCGCGCTCGCCGCGCTCGTGACGCTGGTCGCGCTCGGGCCGGTCGAGGCGCTGATCGTGGTCGGCATCGTCATCCTCGTGAACCAGCTGGAGGGCAACTTCCTGCAGCCGGTCGTGATGGCCCGGTCGCTGGCGCTGCACCCGCTGGTCATCCTGGTCGCGCTGACCATCGGCACAGTCCTCGCGGGCATCACCGGCGCGGTGCTGGCCGTGCCGATCGCCGCGTCGATCTGGGGGGCGATCCAGGTGTGGAACGGCCCCCACGAGCCGGCGCGGCCGGCGCAGCAGAAGCGCCGCGAGGTCACCGAGGGGCGGTGA